TgagtttttcactgtaaaatctgcaGACGTAAATATGGAAACACCAACCTTATCAACGGCACTAACATGCTATTACTGGAAAATTAGAAACAgttatttattatggtaaaattctgCCAACCACGGCagccaggtttttttttttacagtgcagtttGTGTTACTGTATTGAATATTATAGGAAACTATGCACTGCGCAGCTGAAGAAGAGGTGActgaaaaatagttttaataataataataataataataataataataatcatcatcatcatcatcatcatcataaggAGCCAGAAACTAAAAAGTATGAGACATTTTGAGTGACCCTGtcattatccatccatccatggcTTAATTAGGAGCTTGAATTGAAATAACAGTGAGTGAATCACAGGCTGCGTTTGAATCTGTCTGATTGAAAATGTCAGAATCTGCCTGATTAAACGTTCATCTGCGCCAAAGTTTCAAAAGTTGAAGATAAAAGGtcagaaaaactaaataatattaatattgtgaGCGCAGCAGAGGCAAACAGTGATACGAGGATAAACTGAACATGGATCAGTGTGTCcagaacagaaacactgttttgtctGAGACGTTAAACtaaagattgtgtgtgtgtgtgtgtgtgtgtgtgtgtgtgtgtgtgtgtgtgtgtgtgtgtgtgtgtgtgtgtgtgtgtggcgcaGATAAAGCCTGTGTCGTCCTGTTATTGATCCTGTCCAGCTGTTAATCAGTGTTTTATGAAGTGTGCCACAAAGCCTCCGCAGCGCTGCGCTCACACTCTTTATCCCGCCGAGCCTCCAGGCCTGAAATTGGGTCTTAATCTCGCGCTGTCTATTTGGCACTTTGATTGATGTCCTCGCGCAGCAAGGGGGGGCAGTCCAAGTCCTCGCTCTCCTTTGCATGCGCACACAGAAAAACTCACACATGTGTGCCCGAGCTAGATAACGACCGGAGCTCGAGCTGAAGACGCGCAGAAGCTTTCAGGCGGAAGAGTCCGGGCAGCGGCGCGTGGAGCAAACCTCTTGTTCCTCGCGCCGGAGCGGCTGGGCTCGCGGAGGCCATGGATCACATAGGGATACTGGGGGCgcatctgcagcagcacacgCACGTGGAGCCCATCAGCTTCGGGATCGATCAGATCCTCAGCAACGTGGAGCAGAGCTGCATGCTGGGCATGAGGATGCACGAGCCGGACTACGGACACGCGGCCTATAACGGCGGCGGGGGCAGCGGCGTGAACGGCGGCGGCTTCGCGTGCGGTAACGGCGGATATAACAGTACCCCCACCTCGTGCGGGATGACTTCCATCGGCGGGGCTTATCACATGAACATGGGCGTGAATGCGAACGGGACTAACATGAACTCCGCCGGGGTCATCCGTGTCCCCGCGCACCGGCCTCTGAGCTGCGGGAACTCGTCGATGCCGCCGGTGAGCGGGACCATCAACAACCTGACCGCGCTGACTTTCCCCTGGATGGAGAGCAACCGGCGCTACACCAAAGACAGGTTCACaggtaatataatataatataatatatgtctatagttaaaagacaaaaagtctGCAGTCTTTTGTTGTAAATGATTTTACAAATCTTTCATCAACATCTATCACAGTTGatctaaaagaaataaaaatctgcacGCGCCAAATTCTAGAAATGATTGACTCATAACTGGAGCTTATTATTCGTCAGTAATTATCAGAGATATCACAGCTCAGACGCGtcattgaaaaatgttttttgtgaacTTTCTCATCATCTGTAGCTCGATCTTTGTCACTGAAATAATACTGACTAAAACATACAGATGTTATAAATGcaatttttatataaatgtaaagtttatatgaatatgaatttaaGGTAGCTGaatgtgtaaaatgaaaatgtttgaaaactgaaaactaacattttaaaagcccaaattaaagaacacaaaaggtttttttctatttcttttttgctACATGTATCTGAGCATGTATCTGTACTGCAATGTTAccttctgtttattattattattattattagtagtagtagtagtagtagtagtagtagtagtagtagtagttgtagtagtagttgtagtattCCTTGCAGACAGCTGGTGCTGTCATGGTGTTGTTTCTTGTGTGTGCTGGACAAACTgagctgtgtgtctctgcagtcttcctctctgtgtcttcactTCAGTTCTCTCTGAGCACGTTCACTGCATAGAAACATCCAGCTGCATTCATATTCGTCTGCACTGATATGATGTCAAATGAAAACACCTTTATGAGCCACGATATGAACTCATATGTCTGAGATCAAGTTTAATTGTCACTGACTTGTTGTCACAGTATTGTTGGGTAATGAATGATTTTAGCAGCACTGTAGATTTGAATATATGCATTGAGTACATTCTGTAATATAATCTATGACAGCAATTATAAAATGAAACTATAattgtataaatgtatatttacatatataaatgCAGAAAGTTCTCTAAAAGTTCCCTAAAATGTTCTTTGGTTATGACACaagaaataaatatgcaaatacacagaaaacacacacacacacacacacacgtctccaGGGGTGTTCTGATatcaaatgaagaaatgaattATTCAGTGCATTGTTAAATTGTTGTTTACAGCACACTCAGGCTGTAGACAGTATGCTGTATATTAGAATGAATTCATGTATTTCATACTTGCAGATTTAATATGGACTCTGTCTTAAAGGCATAAGGTATTTTGCacactgcttctgctgctgctctgtcagtgCGTCCTCTGTGCCTGTCCTGCAAAACCCTGCTTTGACTTGTCCTGTACTTTCctttcctgtcctcctgtcctcctctgtcctcctgtcctcctgtgtCTTCCTGTCCTCTGCCCTATCCAGTGTCCCTCTCACCCCTCACTGTAACACGTCGTGTAGGTCACCCCTACCAGAACCGGACGCCtcccaagaagaagaagcctcGGACGTCCTTCACCCGGCTGCAGATCTGTGAGCTGGAGAAACGTTTCCACCGGCAGAAGTACCTGGCATCTGCTGAGCGGGCCGCCCTCGCCAAAGCCCTGAAGATGACTGACGCCCAGGTCAAAACCTGGTTCCAAAACAGACGCACCAAATGGAGGTGAagtcatgtttcatttcatgttcTATTGTTAGTATTTTTAGAGCCTGTACACCCTCAAAGAGGCCCTGCATTCTTTATGCATGGCTGTAGGCCCGTTTGGATCCTAAGGCCTGTCAGGGgtcctgcagtctgtgtttttatggttttaacTGACTGTTGGGTCATTTTCTGGATTCAAGTTCAACATgaggaaaacatatttaataataaggacatttgtgtgtgttctgacactTTATACTAAATCATAAGGAAACATAAGCACATATTCACTCAGTGATCAGACTGAAGCAGTGATGCAGAactcattattatcatcactgTGTATTTTATGGAGCTGCTTTGTTTATTTAGCATACCTTGACTGACATAAATGGGGTGAACTAAATAATAGTAACATCTGTCATAAAGGTAGGCTTTAATGCAGGACTAGCATACTTTCTTCATTTGAAATGAGTGAGCACAGAGTGAACACAGCTTTAACTGGACTGTGTGAACATGGAGAGGCTCATGAAAAAGCTTTCTTTAAGACTATTGTACAGCTTTATGATTGAAACATGACTTAAAATTGATgatatgaaacatttctattaaagtaataaaagtcATTTAGTCACATTACAGACTGCTCTGTGTGCCATATCAATTGATTTAAAATTATAAATtgatttcacaaataaaatgttcagtttggaTGTGAATCTGAAAATATagtcatagaaaaaaaaatcataaacacGTCATGTCAAAAGGAATTGCAATTTTACctccatgattttttttttttttttaaattttcaaaatgttccaaatattttttgtgaattaaaaaaaatctaaggaCAGACTgcgtaaaaaacaaaactgtggaCGCTGAGTATGATTAAAATATGattgtctttaaaatgttgagGATGATTTCTGCATCATAATTATCATTATATGCTAGTTCACCAGCCtattaatgttaaataatattattttccattaatAATCTGAACAtcgcagaaacagaaacaaaacgttattaataaacagaaatatgttttcacgtttttaaaaatgaaactcgAGGCTGTGAGCTCGTGTTTGATTGGCTCATCG
This genomic stretch from Larimichthys crocea isolate SSNF chromosome III, L_crocea_2.0, whole genome shotgun sequence harbors:
- the tlx1 gene encoding T-cell leukemia homeobox protein 1 isoform X1; translated protein: MDHIGILGAHLQQHTHVEPISFGIDQILSNVEQSCMLGMRMHEPDYGHAAYNGGGGSGVNGGGFACGNGGYNSTPTSCGMTSIGGAYHMNMGVNANGTNMNSAGVIRVPAHRPLSCGNSSMPPVSGTINNLTALTFPWMESNRRYTKDRFTVSLSPLTVTRRVGHPYQNRTPPKKKKPRTSFTRLQICELEKRFHRQKYLASAERAALAKALKMTDAQVKTWFQNRRTKWRRQTAEEREAERQQANRILMQLQQEAFQKTINQPVTPDPLCLQNSSLFALQNLQPWTENTGKISSVSTCE
- the tlx1 gene encoding T-cell leukemia homeobox protein 1 isoform X2 codes for the protein MDHIGILGAHLQQHTHVEPISFGIDQILSNVEQSCMLGMRMHEPDYGHAAYNGGGGSGVNGGGFACGNGGYNSTPTSCGMTSIGGAYHMNMGVNANGTNMNSAGVIRVPAHRPLSCGNSSMPPVSGTINNLTALTFPWMESNRRYTKDRFTGHPYQNRTPPKKKKPRTSFTRLQICELEKRFHRQKYLASAERAALAKALKMTDAQVKTWFQNRRTKWRRQTAEEREAERQQANRILMQLQQEAFQKTINQPVTPDPLCLQNSSLFALQNLQPWTENTGKISSVSTCE